From the genome of Miscanthus floridulus cultivar M001 chromosome 10, ASM1932011v1, whole genome shotgun sequence, one region includes:
- the LOC136487772 gene encoding purple acid phosphatase 22-like isoform X2, whose translation MAHSWRFLVQGLTSLLFLCARADEYVRPPPSPLVLLAHDKPASHPQQVHISVVGSDGMRVSWVTDDRSAPSVVEYGTSPGKYTASSTGDHTTYRYFFYKSDAIHHVTIGPLRPSTTYRCGRSGDEFSLRTPPSTLPIEFVVVGDLGQTGWTASTLSHIGSTDYDMLLLPGDLSYPDTQQPLWDSWGRLVQPLASARPWMVTEGNHEAEALPLPVVEELVKPFVAYNARWRMPYDHSGSTSNLYYSFDATGGAAHVVMLGSYAAFGEGSEQHRWLERDLARVDRRRTPWLLVLLHAPWYNTNQAHQGEGERMRAAMERMLYEAQVDVVFAGHVHAYERFTRIYDNETDSRGPMYITIGDGGNREGLALKFI comes from the exons ATGGCGCACTCGTGGAGGTTCCTCGTGCAGGGCCTCACGTCGCTCTTGTTCCTCTGCGCCCGCGCCGACGAGTACGTCCGGCCGCCGCCCAGCCCGCTCGTTCTCCTCGCGCATGACAAGCCGGCGTCACATCCTCAGCAGGTACACATCTCAGTCGTCGGGTCCGACGGCATGCGCGTCTCGTGGGTGACCGACGACCGGAGCGCGCCGTCGGTGGTAGAGTACGGCACGTCTCCGGGGAAGTACACAGCATCATCAACGGGCGACCACACAACGTATCGCTACTTCTTCTACAAGTCCGACGCGATCCACCACGTGACCATCGGCCCACTGCGCCCCAGCACGACCTACCGGTGCGGTCGGTCCGGCGACGAGTTCAGCCTCCGGACGCCCCCGTCCACGCTGCCCATCGAGTTCGTCGTCGTCGGCGACCTCGGGCAGACGGGGTGGACGGCGTCGACGCTGTCGCACATCGGCAGCACCGACTACGACATGCTGCTCCTGCCAGGCGACCTGTCGTACCCGGACACGCAGCAGCCGCTGTGGGACTCGTGGGGCCGGCTCGTGCAGCCGCTGGCGAGCGCGCGGCCGTGGATGGTGACGGAGGGCAACCACGAGGCCGAGGCGCTGCCGCTCCCCGTGGTGGAGGAGCTCGTCAAGCCGTTCGTCGCCTACAACGCGCGGTGGCGGATGCCGTACGACCACAGCGGGTCGACGTCCAACCTCTACTACTCGTTCGACGCGACGGGCGGCGCGGCGCACGTCGTCATGCTGGGCTCGTACGCGGCGTTCGGGGAAGGGTCGGAGCAGCACCGGTGGCTGGAAAGGGACCTGGCGCGCGTCGACCGCCGGCGTACGCCGTGGCTGCTGGTGCTGCTGCACGCGCCGTGGTACAACACGAATCAGGCGCACCAGGGCGAGGGCGAGCGGATGCGCGCCGCCATGGAGCGGATGCTCTATGAGGCCCAAGTCGACGTCGTCTTCGCCGGACATGTCCACGCCTACGAGCGATTT ACGAGGATTTACGACAACGAGACCGACAGCCGGGGCCCGATGTACATCACCATTGGCGACGGAGGCAACAGGGAAGGCCTTGCTCTCAA GTTCATCTAG
- the LOC136487772 gene encoding purple acid phosphatase 22-like isoform X1 gives MAHSWRFLVQGLTSLLFLCARADEYVRPPPSPLVLLAHDKPASHPQQVHISVVGSDGMRVSWVTDDRSAPSVVEYGTSPGKYTASSTGDHTTYRYFFYKSDAIHHVTIGPLRPSTTYRCGRSGDEFSLRTPPSTLPIEFVVVGDLGQTGWTASTLSHIGSTDYDMLLLPGDLSYPDTQQPLWDSWGRLVQPLASARPWMVTEGNHEAEALPLPVVEELVKPFVAYNARWRMPYDHSGSTSNLYYSFDATGGAAHVVMLGSYAAFGEGSEQHRWLERDLARVDRRRTPWLLVLLHAPWYNTNQAHQGEGERMRAAMERMLYEAQVDVVFAGHVHAYERFTRIYDNETDSRGPMYITIGDGGNREGLALKYACHWLAPYMHRVN, from the exons ATGGCGCACTCGTGGAGGTTCCTCGTGCAGGGCCTCACGTCGCTCTTGTTCCTCTGCGCCCGCGCCGACGAGTACGTCCGGCCGCCGCCCAGCCCGCTCGTTCTCCTCGCGCATGACAAGCCGGCGTCACATCCTCAGCAGGTACACATCTCAGTCGTCGGGTCCGACGGCATGCGCGTCTCGTGGGTGACCGACGACCGGAGCGCGCCGTCGGTGGTAGAGTACGGCACGTCTCCGGGGAAGTACACAGCATCATCAACGGGCGACCACACAACGTATCGCTACTTCTTCTACAAGTCCGACGCGATCCACCACGTGACCATCGGCCCACTGCGCCCCAGCACGACCTACCGGTGCGGTCGGTCCGGCGACGAGTTCAGCCTCCGGACGCCCCCGTCCACGCTGCCCATCGAGTTCGTCGTCGTCGGCGACCTCGGGCAGACGGGGTGGACGGCGTCGACGCTGTCGCACATCGGCAGCACCGACTACGACATGCTGCTCCTGCCAGGCGACCTGTCGTACCCGGACACGCAGCAGCCGCTGTGGGACTCGTGGGGCCGGCTCGTGCAGCCGCTGGCGAGCGCGCGGCCGTGGATGGTGACGGAGGGCAACCACGAGGCCGAGGCGCTGCCGCTCCCCGTGGTGGAGGAGCTCGTCAAGCCGTTCGTCGCCTACAACGCGCGGTGGCGGATGCCGTACGACCACAGCGGGTCGACGTCCAACCTCTACTACTCGTTCGACGCGACGGGCGGCGCGGCGCACGTCGTCATGCTGGGCTCGTACGCGGCGTTCGGGGAAGGGTCGGAGCAGCACCGGTGGCTGGAAAGGGACCTGGCGCGCGTCGACCGCCGGCGTACGCCGTGGCTGCTGGTGCTGCTGCACGCGCCGTGGTACAACACGAATCAGGCGCACCAGGGCGAGGGCGAGCGGATGCGCGCCGCCATGGAGCGGATGCTCTATGAGGCCCAAGTCGACGTCGTCTTCGCCGGACATGTCCACGCCTACGAGCGATTT ACGAGGATTTACGACAACGAGACCGACAGCCGGGGCCCGATGTACATCACCATTGGCGACGGAGGCAACAGGGAAGGCCTTGCTCTCAAGTATGCATGTCACTGGCTGGCACCGTATATGCATAGAGTCAATTAG